In one window of Burkholderiales bacterium DNA:
- a CDS encoding DUF839 domain-containing protein: MADDDDDKDFGVFVESKLNKRSNKLFGVKWPLKDSAPATTGAYRTATQSADDQVLLADGLKVEYLTRNAGNNTDMIAFFPLQNPTHLITCVEGAREQLSGDANKDAYAVGDKFNPAVQRISLGDGKVETILRGMSRCDGIRTTPWGTILVTEETTDGGTYEILHPLTTTNFTVASRATGAIVDAAGGANTAEIAKRTALPTMAWEGIAILPSGVVIAGDELRPGSIDLNGDGKADNDTDGGAIFKFIPSVARSGDGAIANLAESPFTAGAVYALQVSCVDDTQQYGQGCEIGNAAWISVNAATARTDANKNGATGYYRPEDLHQDPEYSDAKNPLAVRVCWTDTGNEDGKNYSEVVCAVDSAPLVADPMQRTVVANRFVEGDLDFNSFDNLDFQPKTGILYVIEDHDNGDIFACLRDGDDRDIKSDGCVKILSVKDSSAEPTGFIFSADGETAYLSIQHSNDERVSKVDDYATDDVLRITGFKVRKGH, encoded by the coding sequence ATGGCCGATGACGACGACGATAAGGATTTCGGCGTATTCGTCGAGAGCAAATTGAACAAGCGCTCAAATAAGCTGTTCGGCGTAAAGTGGCCGCTTAAAGACTCCGCACCCGCGACCACCGGCGCGTATCGCACAGCCACCCAAAGCGCCGATGACCAGGTGTTGCTGGCCGACGGTTTGAAGGTTGAATACCTGACGCGCAATGCTGGTAACAATACCGACATGATCGCGTTTTTTCCGCTGCAAAACCCGACCCATCTGATCACTTGTGTGGAAGGGGCGCGCGAACAGTTGTCCGGCGACGCGAACAAAGACGCCTATGCGGTTGGCGACAAGTTCAACCCGGCGGTGCAGCGCATCAGTCTGGGCGACGGGAAGGTTGAAACCATCCTGCGCGGCATGAGCCGTTGCGACGGTATCCGCACCACGCCATGGGGAACAATTCTGGTAACCGAAGAAACCACCGATGGCGGCACCTATGAAATCCTGCATCCGCTGACCACAACCAACTTCACCGTGGCCAGCCGGGCGACAGGCGCGATCGTTGACGCTGCCGGCGGCGCCAACACGGCCGAGATTGCGAAACGGACCGCGCTGCCGACCATGGCCTGGGAAGGCATCGCTATTCTGCCCTCCGGCGTAGTCATCGCCGGCGACGAACTGCGTCCGGGTTCGATCGATCTGAACGGCGATGGAAAAGCCGACAACGATACCGATGGCGGCGCGATTTTCAAATTCATTCCATCGGTCGCGCGTAGCGGCGATGGCGCGATTGCGAATCTCGCCGAATCTCCATTCACCGCGGGCGCTGTCTACGCGCTCCAGGTCTCGTGCGTCGACGACACACAGCAATACGGTCAAGGTTGCGAGATCGGCAACGCGGCGTGGATTTCGGTCAACGCTGCGACTGCGCGCACCGATGCCAACAAGAATGGCGCGACCGGCTATTATCGGCCGGAAGATTTGCACCAGGACCCCGAGTATTCGGACGCGAAGAATCCGTTGGCGGTACGTGTTTGCTGGACCGACACCGGCAACGAGGACGGCAAGAATTACTCCGAAGTCGTCTGCGCAGTCGACAGCGCGCCGCTGGTCGCCGATCCAATGCAGCGCACAGTGGTCGCGAATCGCTTCGTTGAAGGCGATCTCGATTTCAATTCATTCGATAACCTCGACTTCCAGCCAAAAACCGGAATTCTTTACGTGATCGAAGACCACGATAACGGTGACATATTCGCCTGCCTGCGCGATGGTGACGACCGCGATATCAAGAGTGATGGCTGCGTCAAGATTCTGTCGGTCAAGGATAGCTCGGCCGAACCCACTGGATTCATTTTTAGCGCCGACGGCGAAACCGCGTATCTTTCGATCCAGCACTCGAACGACGAACGGGTCAGCAAAGTCGACGATTACGCGACCGACGATGTGTTGAGAATCACCGGCTTCAAAGTCAGGAAAGGCCATTAG